In the Theobroma cacao cultivar B97-61/B2 chromosome 1, Criollo_cocoa_genome_V2, whole genome shotgun sequence genome, one interval contains:
- the LOC18613516 gene encoding glutathione S-transferase, translating into MAVKKVYGTPACPATMRVLASMLEHGLDFEFIYVDLKAGDHMKESFLSLSPFGQVPVFQDDQDLTLFESRAIMRFISHHYPKPGKEQVYEAPKEQGIVAAWIDVEDHQFDPPASKLRTELLEKPLNGMSADKQVVAEEEANLARVLDVYEERLKDSKYLGGDKFTSADLTHLPNLYYLMKTPVKRLFDERARVSGWCRDLLARSAWAKVVDMVEKI; encoded by the exons ATGGCTGTTAAAAAAGTGTACGGAACCCCTGCTTGTCCAGCCACAATGCGCGTCCTGGCTTCTATGCTGGAGCATGGCCTTGATTTTGAGTTCATATACGTCGACCTCAAGGCTGGAGATCACATGAAGGAGTCATTCCTCTCTTTAAGC CCCTTTGGCCAGGTTCCCGTCTTTCAGGATGATCAAGACTTGACTTTGTTCG AATCAAGGGCTATAATGCGTTTCATATCCCACCATTACCCGAAACCTGGAAAGGAACAAGTCTACGAGGCACCTAAGGAACAAGGTATAGTTGCAGCCTGGATTGATGTGGAGGATCATCAGTTCGACCCACCAGCTTCAAAGCTAAGGACGGAGCTTTTGGAGAAGCCACTGAACGGCATGTCAGCAGACAAGCAAGTGGTAGCAGAAGAGGAAGCGAATCTGGCCAGGGTCTTGGACGTGTACGAAGAGCGGCTTAAAGATTCTAAGTACTTGGGCGGCGATAAGTTTACTTCTGCCGATCTCACTCACCTCCCTAATTTGTACTATCTCATGAAGACCCCCGTGAAACGGCTCTTTGATGAGCGGGCCCGTGTCAGTGGCTGGTGCAGAGATCTGCTGGCTCGATCTGCTTGGGCTAAGGTTGTGGACATGGTTGAAAAGATATGA
- the LOC18613517 gene encoding glutathione S-transferase PARB, with translation MAVIKAHGSLLSTATQRVLLCLYEKEVEFQFVPVNMGAGEHKSENYLSLNPFGQVPAFEEGNLKLFESRAITEYIAHEYTDKGTQLLLPGSNKSMAVLSLWKEVEAHQFDPASSKLAWELFIKPILGMATDSAVVEEYEPKLAKVLDVYETRLSQSKYLACDYFTLADLHHLPNIQCLLGTPAKRLFDSRPHVSAWVADIIARPAWCKVLAMQKQ, from the exons ATGGCAGTCATCAAAGCACATGGAAGCCTTCTCTCAACAGCTACTCAGAGGGTTCTTTTATGCCTTTACGAAAAAGAGGTTGAGTTTCAGTTTGTTCCTGTAAACATGGGAGCTGGTGAACATAAATCAGAAAACTACCTTTCCCTCAAT CCATTTGGTCAAGTTCCAGCTTTTGAAGAAGGGAACTTAAAGCTCTTTG AATCAAGGGCAATCACCGAATATATTGCCCATGAATACACCGATAAGGGCACCCAACTGCTATTGCCCGGCTCTAATAAGAGTATGGCAGTCTTGTCATTGTGGAAGGAGGTAGAAGCCCACCAGTTTGATCCTGCATCTTCGAAGCTGGCCTGGGAGCTGTTTATCAAGCCAATTCTTGGCATGGCTACTGACAGTGCAGTTGTGGAGGAATACGAACCGAAGCTTGCCAAAGTTCTAGATGTCTATGAGACTCGATTGTCTCAGTCAAAGTACTTGGCATGTGACTACTTCACCTTGGCAGATTTGCATCACCTCCCGAACATTCAATGTTTGTTGGGAACCCCGGCCAAGAGGCTGTTTGATTCACGGCCCCATGTCAGCGCTTGGGTCGCTGACATCATAGCAAGGCCAGCTTGGTGTAAGGTCCTCGCTATGCAAAAGCAATAA
- the LOC18613521 gene encoding uncharacterized protein LOC18613521, translating to MATKLADQDAAGALRYQTWVLKVLIHCEGCKKKVKKVLQGIDGVYETTIDSQQHKVTVTGSVDAETLIKRLTKSGKHVELWPEKPEKKEKKPGKPKNNEKQEDGGEAGGDQDPKNNSEEKPNLAAAKNGGAGGGKGPARDDQPPAGDQMGSEREEPATAESGGGNGGKKKKKKGPKGNPGPTADALGDNLSAALALPEQAPPMASMHLSPPNQPMYPYPPMCYGPPLYGVSYNTTYPSSSSSYYAPAMHANAYGPPPPPSDPIEKFNEDDDYDDDESGCSIM from the exons ATGGCAACTAAACTAGCTGATCAAGATGCTGCAGGAGCACTGAGATACCAG ACCTGGGTCTTGAAAGTTTTAATCCATTGTGAAGGCTGCAAGAAGAAAGTCAAGAAAGTTCTTCAAGGCATTGATG GTGTTTATGAGACGACCATAGATTCTCAACAGCACAAGGTGACAGTTACTGGCAGCGTGGATGCAGAAACTCTCATCAAGAGGCTAACCAAGTCTGGGAAACACGTTGAACTTTGGCCAGAAAAGCctgaaaagaaagagaaaaagcctGGAAAGCCAAAgaacaatgagaaacaagaAGACGGCGGAGAAGCTGGCGGTGATCAAGACCCGAAGAATAATTCAGAAGAAAAGCCTAACTTAGCCGCTGCCAAAAATGGCGGTGCGGGTGGTGGTAAAGGCCCTGCTAGAGATGATCAGCCTCCAGCAGGGGACCAAATGGGAAGTGAAAGGGAGGAACCGGCCACTGCCGAAAGTGGTGGTGGTAATGGaggtaaaaagaagaaaaagaaagggccAAAAGGGAACCCTGGTCCCACCGCAGATGCGCTCGGAGACAACCTATCAGCTGCTCTGGCCCTTCCGGAACAGGCCCCACCAATGGCATCAATGCATCTGAGCCCTCCAAATCAGCCTATGTATCCATACCCACCAATGTGCTATGGACCTCCATTGTATGGAGTAAGTTACAACACGACTTACCCTAGCTCAAGCTCTTCATATTACGCGCCAGCCATGCATGCTAATGCATACGGACCACCACCGCCACCGTCCGATCCAATCGAAAAATTCAATGAAGATGATGACTACGATGATGATGAAAGTGGGTGCTCAATCATGTGA
- the LOC18613520 gene encoding dephospho-CoA kinase — protein sequence MRIVGLTGGIASGKSTVSSMFKYNQIPVVDADVIARDVLKKGTGGYKRVVAAFGPDILQDDGQVDRLKLGRIVFSDASKRELLNRLLAPYISSGIFLEILKFWIKGHKVIVLDIPLLFEAKMDKWTKPIVVVWVDPETQLRRLMERDNSTEDDARNRINAQMSLDFKRTRADLLIDNTGSLEDLQGRFREVLLQVKRPMTWTEFWLSRDGALSALLGVIIGVLASRKILSTL from the exons ATGAGGATAGTAGGGCTAACGGGAGGGATCGCATCAGGAAAGAGCACAGTCTCTTCCATGTTCAAGTACAACCAGATTCCCGTCGTCGATGCTGACGTTATAGCTCGT GATGTGTTGAAGAAGGGCACCGGCGGTTACAAAAGGGTGGTGGCCGCATTTGGGCCGGACATTCTACAAGATGATGGACAAGTTGATCGATTGAAATTGGGCCGTATCGTCTTCTCTGACGCCTCCAAGCGTGAACTCCTTAATcg GCTATTGGCTCCCTATATATCTTCTGGCATCTTTTTGGAAATTCTGAAGTTTTGGATAAAAGGTCATAAGGTAATCGTTCTTGACATTCCATTGTTGTTTGAGGCCAAGATGGATAAGTGGACAAAACCCATTGTTGTTGTATGGGTTGATCCTGAAACACAGCTTCGACGACTTATGGAAAGAGACAATTCAACAGAGGATGATGCCAGAAATAGGATAAATGCCCAGATGTCTCTAGATTTTAAGAGAACCCGAGCAGACTTATTGATTGATAACACTGGATCACTTGAGGATTTGCAGGGAAGGTTCAGGGAGGTATTGTTACAGGTCAAAAGGCCTATGACATGGACTGAATTCTGGCTTTCAAGGGACGGAGCCTTGTCAGCTCTTCTTGGTGTCATTATAGGTGTTCTTGCAAGTAGGAAAATTTTAAGTACGTTATAG
- the LOC18613519 gene encoding pentatricopeptide repeat-containing protein At5g66520: MTSCSNRILHMINTCTSPSHIHQIQAQLILQNHLKNPFIAHHFINSCNSSGLLSHAHTLLFLSKPPAHVFIYNSLIRAFSHSKTPHLPFSLYTHMRNASVMPNNYTFPFLLKSLSDFHQLRKGQMVQTHVIKLGHSHDIYIQNCLMNLYASSGEMGLCRQVFDEIPEKDVVSWTVLITGYRNDKKYDDALIAFEQMQYAGVVPNRVTMVNALAACGSFGATEMGVWIHDFIRKKGWELDLILGTALIDMYGKCGRIEEGLRVFHSMKEKNNFTWNAVINGLALAKNGEQAVWWFNRMEQEGFKVDDVTLVGVLGACSLSGLVDTGRKIFSFLVEGRYGFLPGVKHYACIIDLLTRAGFLDDAFRFIQDMPFEPTRSIWGSLLAGCRTHGNLELSEFAAKKLVELEPANSAYYVVLSNLYADMGRWDDAGKVRALMKERGLKKDLGCSSVDLEPQEQVYELVAEQSP, encoded by the coding sequence ATGACATCTTGTTCGAACAGGATCCTTCACATGATAAACACCTGCACTTCTCCTTCTCACATTCACCAAATCCAAGCCCAACTCATTCTCCAAAACCACCTAAAGAACCCCTTCATAgctcatcatttcatcaattccTGCAACTCTTCAGGCCTTTTAAGCCATGCCCACACCCTCCTCTTCCTCTCAAAACCACCCGCACACGTCTTCATTTACAATTCCCTCATTAGAGCCTTCTCCCACTCTAAAACCCCAcatcttcctttctctctgtATACCCACATGCGAAACGCCTCCGTTATGCCCAACAACTACACCTTCCCTTTCCTTCTCAAGTCCTTGTCCGATTTCCACCAGCTCCGAAAAGGCCAAATGGTTCAGACCCATGTCATAAAACTGGGTCATTCCCATGatatttatatacaaaatTGCCTGATGAATCTGTATGCATCATCTGGTGAAATGGGTTTGTGTCGCCAAGTATTCGATGAAATTCCTGAGAAAGATGTTGTTTCGTGGACTGTTTTGATTACAGGGTatagaaatgataaaaaatatgatgaCGCTTTGATTGCCTTTGAGCAAATGCAATATGCAGGTGTGGTGCCTAATAGAGTAACTATGGTGAATGCATTGGCTGCCTGTGGTAGTTTTGGTGCTACTGAAATGGGTGTTTGGATTCATGATTTTATAAGGAAAAAAGGGTGGGAgttggatttgattttaggGACTGCGTTGATTGATATGTATGGAAAATGTGGGAGGATTGAAGAAGGTTTGAGAGTTTTCCATAGcatgaaagaaaagaataattttacgTGGAATGCAGTAATTAACGGTCTAGCTTTAGCTAAAAATGGGGAGCAGGCGGTTTGGTGGTTTAATAGGATGGAGCAAGAAGGGTTTAAGGTTGATGATGTAACTTTAGTTGGGGTGCTTGGTGCTTGTAGTCTTTCAGGTTTGGTTGATACAGGTCGAAAAATATTCAGTTTCTTAGTTGAAGGGAGGTATGGATTTTTGCCTGGTGTAAAACATTATGCATGTATAATTGACCTCTTGACGCGTGCAGGATTTCTTGATGATGCTTTTAGATTTATCCAGGATATGCCTTTTGAGCCTACGAGGTCCATATGGGGATCTTTGCTGGCTGGTTGTAGAACACATGGAAATTTGGAATTGAGTGAGTTTGCTGCTAAGAAACTTGTGGAGTTGGAGCCAGCTAATAGTGCTTATTATGTCGTGTTGTCCAATTTGTATGCGGATATGGGGAGATGGGATGATGCTGGGAAAGTGAGAGCCTTGATGAAAGAGAGGGGATTAAAGAAGGACCTTGGTTGTAGCTCTGTGGACTTGGAACCTCAGGAACAGGTTTATGAACTAGTAGCAGAGCAGAGCCCTTAA
- the LOC18613518 gene encoding glutathione S-transferase: MVPVDLGAREHKKESYLSLNSFGHVPALQDGGLKLFESRAISKYIASTYSDKGIELRSGKVLDVYEARLGRTQYLSGDSFGLADVHHQPVVHYLMNTPAKAVFEARPHVSKWAKVVEVQNK, translated from the exons ATGGTCCCCGTCGACTTGGGAGCTCGTGAACATAAAAAGGAATCTTACCTTTCCCTCAAT TCATTTGGCCATGTACCAGCTTTACAGGATGGAGGCTTAAAGCTTTTCG AATCAAGGGCAATCAGCAAATATATTGCTTCAACGTATTCTGACAAGGGGATTGAACTCAGA TCTGGCAAAGTTCTAGACGTCTACGAAGCTCGGTTGGGTAGAACTCAGTACCTGTCAGGCGACAGCTTCGGCTTGGCAGATGTGCACCACCAACCCGTCGTGCATTACTTAATGAACACACCAGCCAAGGCGGTATTCGAAGCACGTCCACACGTTAGTAAATGGGCGAAGGTAGTCGAAGtgcaaaataaataa
- the LOC18613514 gene encoding glutathione S-transferase F13 has product MEDWVISFTLTADYYINTVPLPFTFTNTSAGFLASFITVFAIVFFTVSLSLKLSNLMEMALKLYGAAMSTCTSRVLTCLHEKEADFEFISVNLFAGEHKEPPFLAKNPFGQIPVLEDGDLTLFESRAISAYVAEKFKESGYDLIRYQNVKEGAQVKVWMEVESQQYHPAISPIVFQFFVAPLQGKSPEQAIIDENLEKLGKVLDIYEDKLSRAKYLAGDFYSLADLFHLSYTYYFMKTPWANQINDRPHVKAWWEDISSRPAFLKVASAMNFGEKQN; this is encoded by the exons ATGGAAGATTGGGTCATCTCTTTCACACTTACTGCAGACTACTATATAAACACTGTTCCTCTCCCCTTCACTTTCACAAACACTTCGGCAGGTTTCTTGGCTTCTTTTATCACTGTTTTTGCTATTGTTTTCTTCACTGTTTCTCTCTCACTTAAACTCTCAAATCTCATGGAAATGGCTCTCAAGTTGTATGGAGCTGCCATGTCCACGTGCACTTCGCGTGTCCTGACCTGTTTGCATGAGAAGGAAGCAGATTTTGAGTTTATCTCTGTCAATCTTTTCGCAGGTGAACACAAGGAGCCTCCATTCCTCGCGAAAAAC CCCTTCGGTCAGATTCCGGTGCTAGAAGACGGTGATCTCACTCTTTTCG AGTCTAGAGCAATCTCAGCGTATGTGGCTGAAAAGTTCAAGGAAAGTGGCTATGATCTGATCAGGTACCAAAACGTGAAAGAGGGTGCACAGGTCAAAGTGTGGATGGAGGTGGAATCCCAGCAATACCACCCTGCGATTTCTCCAATTGTCTTCCAGTTCTTCGTGGCACCTCTCCAGGGCAAATCCCCTGAACAAGCAATCATTGATGAAAACTTGGAGAAACTTGGCAAAGTGCTTGATATATACGAGGATAAGCTGAGCCGCGCCAAGTACCTTGCTGGAGATTTTTACAGCTTGGCCGATTTGTTCCACCTCTCTTACACTTACTATTTCATGAAGACTCCTTGGGCAAATCAGATAAATGACCGTCCACATGTTAAGGCTTGGTGGGAGGATATCTCTTCAAGGCCTGCTTTTCTCAAAGTGGCTTCAGCTATGAATTTCGGCGAGAAACAAAACTGA
- the LOC18613513 gene encoding autophagy-related protein 18a, protein MATLSAYPSPNPNPNFLSSTDQTNQESLPQIQHHASPDGDPNPTPTPNSNPNFHTPLSTPPEAISPAAPQPSLLHLSFNQDHGCFASGIDQGFRIYNCDPFREIFRRDFDSGGGGGGGIGVVEMLFRCNILALVGGGPNPQYPPNKVMIWDDHQSRCIGELSFRSEVRSVRLRRDRIVVVLEQKIFVYNFADLKVLHQIETIANPKGLCAVSQGAGSLVLVCPGLQKGQVRVEHYASKRTKFIMAHDSRIACFALAQDGQLLATASTKGTLVRIFNTVDGTLLQEVRRGADRAEIYSLAFSLNAQWLAVSSDKGTVHVFSLKINAASPGSDRSQSASDPVTSPHSSLSFIRGVLPKYFSSEWSVAQFRLVEGSQYIVAFGHQKNTVVILGIDGSFYRCQFDPVNGGEMTQLEYHNFLKPEAAF, encoded by the exons ATGGCCACCCTCTCAGCTTATCCTAGccctaaccctaaccctaattTTCTTTCCTCGACTGATCAAACCAACCAGGAATCTCTCCCTCAGATTCAGCATCACGCTTCTCCTGACGGGGACCCAAACCCGACTCCCACCCCCAACTCTAATCCTAATTTTCACACCCCACTTTCGACTCCACCCGAGGCGATTTCTCCAGCCGCGCCGCAGCCTTCTCTCCTCCACCTCTCCTTTAACCAGGACCACGGCTGCTTCGCCTCAGGCATCGACCAGGGCTTCCGGATCTATAATTGCGATCCTTTCCGCGAGATCTTTCGCCGAGATTTCGATAGTGGCGGCGGCGGCGGCGGCGGCATCGGCGTTGTCGAGATGCTTTTTCGGTGCAATATTTTGGCACTCGTTGGCGGTGGACCCAACCCGCAATACCCGCCTAATAAGGTTATGATCTGGGACGACCACCAGAGCCGATGCATCGGCGAGCTTTCTTTTCGTTCGGAAGTAAGATCGGTTCGGCTTCGGAGAGACCGAATCGTTGTCGTTTTGGAACAGAAAATATTCGTATACAATTTTGCGGATTTGAAAGTGCTGCACCAGATTGAGACCATAGCGAATCCGAAGGGACTTTGCGCAGTATCCCAGGGGGCCGGGTCCTTGGTTTTGGTTTGTCCTGGACTGCAAAAGGGCCAGGTTAGGGTGGAGCATTACGCCTCGAAGAGGACTAAGTTTATTATGGCTCATGATTCGAGAATTGCGTGCTTTGCACTTGCGCAGGATGGGCAGTTGCTCGCTACTGCGAGCACTAAAGGGACACTGGTTCGCATTTTTAATACCGTTGACGGTACCTTGCTGCAAGAG GTAAGGAGGGGTGCAGATAGAGCTGAAATTTATAGTTTGGCCTTCTCTTTAAACGCCCAGTGGTTAGCAGTTTCAAGTGACAAGGGCACCGTCCATGTTTTCAGCCTTAAGATTAATGCTGCATCTCCAGGCTCTGACAGGTCACAAAGTGCATCGGACCCTGTTACATCACCCCActcctctctttcttttatcaGAG GAGTGTTACCCAAGTACTTCAGCTCAGAATGGTCAGTGGCTCAGTTCCGCCTGGTTGAAGGTTCTCAGTACATCGTTGCTTTTGGTCACCAAAAGAATACAGTGGTGATTCTTGGCATTGACGGAAG CTTCTACCGATGCCAATTTGACCCAGTGAATGGTGGGGAAATGACTCAGCTGGAATATCACAACTTTCTGAAGCCAGAGGCAGCTTTCTGA
- the LOC18613515 gene encoding glutathione S-transferase PARB — protein sequence MKNKKVYGSLNSAATLKVLACLFEHDLDFDFVPIDLEAGEHKKKPFLSMNPFGQVPVFEDGDVKQFESRAIIRSMGHQYGKKGEELIYWDSREQAVVANWIDVEDHHFEPPALKLISELVIKPKKGLTPDEETVAEAEAKLAKVLDVYEARLSKFKYLASDKYTIADMLHLPNIQALIGTQAKKLFDSRPRLSAWCAAILARPAWIKVVEMQQKAQA from the exons atgaagaataaaaaagtGTATGGTAGCTTGAACTCAGCGGCTACCTTGAAGGTCTTGGCATGCCTGTTCGAGCATGATCTTGACTTTGACTTTGTTCCTATTGATCTGGAGGCCGGAGAGCACAAGAAGAAACCGTTTCTTTCTATGAAT CCATTTGGACAAGTTCCAGTATTTGAGGACGGGGATGTTAAGCAATTTG aATCAAGAGCAATAATAAGATCCATGGGTCATCAATACGGCAAGAAAGGAGAGGAGTTGATATACTGGGATTCAAGAGAACAAGCCGTTGTGGCTAACTGGATCGATGTCGAGGACCACCACTTTGAGCCACCGGCGCTAAAATTGATCTCGGAGTTAGTCATCAAGCCAAAAAAGGGCCTGACTCCTGATGAAGAGACGGTAGCTGAGGCTGAAGCCAAATTGGCCAAGGTCCTTGATGTCTACGAAGCAAGGCTCTCCAAGTTCAAGTATCTGGCATCTGACAAGTACACCATTGCTGATATGCTTCACCTACCAAATATCCAGGCTCTCATAGGAACTCAGGCCAAGAAGCTCTTTGACTCCCGACCTCGTTTGAGCGCATGGTGTGCTGCGATTCTTGCTCGACCCGCATGGATTAAGGTGGTTGAGATGCAGCAAAAAGCTCAAGCTTAG